Within Dysgonomonas sp. HDW5A, the genomic segment ACATCCTATACTCCGCTTGTATTTATTCAACTCATTCCTACTTCTACGATAAATATGATGTGTATAATGGGGATATCCGCCACATTATTATTTAAGCATCAAATATTGGAAAACGAACGAATGAAGAAAATCGAAGAGGAATATATACAATCGCAATTAAACCGCTTAAAAGAACAGATTTCCCCGACTTTTCTATCAAATATTCTGAACAGGACTTCGGAGTTAACTAAGACTGATTCGAATAAGGCATCCGATATGTTGATCAGGCTTGGACAATTACTAAGGTACCAATTGTATGATTGCAACAGAGACAGAGTATTATTAAGTGCCGAAATAAATTTTATAAAGAACTACCTTGATTTGGAGCAAATATATTGCAATCAATTTGAATATGACTTTACCTTCGACAATAATATCAAAGAACTATTACTTCCTCCTTTATTACTCATTCCTTTTATACAAAATGCTGCAAATAGAACAGAATCTATTGAAAAGCACGTGTGTTTACGTTTAAGTCTTAAAAGAATAGAAAACAGTTTGTTTTTTAGCTGTCAATCTAC encodes:
- a CDS encoding sensor histidine kinase, which codes for MIKSRLYNFFVDPKYRIWRHILFILSFAIISYRQITYIFRDNITTITDYRPFLVSITLMVYLSTLYVNIYYLVPRFLLGQRYRIYLAGFFFIIFIQIAYLIGMEHIVRTLFEMPYKITSYTPLVFIQLIPTSTINMMCIMGISATLLFKHQILENERMKKIEEEYIQSQLNRLKEQISPTFLSNILNRTSELTKTDSNKASDMLIRLGQLLRYQLYDCNRDRVLLSAEINFIKNYLDLEQIYCNQFEYDFTFDNNIKELLLPPLLLIPFIQNAANRTESIEKHVCLRLSLKRIENSLFFSCQSTNKALLSEVQLFAVKKRLNLMYPGNYILSMVKGKTELQLNCITE